A section of the Elizabethkingia anophelis R26 genome encodes:
- a CDS encoding DNA adenine methylase, which produces MILKENEDLIKNPKPFLRWAGGKRWFVKYLEDINKIKINNYFEPFVGGGSVFFNLKNYENAFLSDLNSDLIETYEALRDNVIEVILALKEFRNDKNEYYKIRSLKFENKIEKAAQFIYLNQTSFNGIYRVNRNGNFNVPFGNRNKKDIIEEENLLLVHKKLENVNIICGDFEDNLKTINKGDLVFLDPPYTVAHEKNGFIQYNQKIFSLDDQFRLSKFVKKIEEKGAFYILTNAKHQAILEIYKDLGNPVSLKRSSTIGGLGAKRGKEGFNEYIFSNCLNLKTND; this is translated from the coding sequence ATGATTTTAAAAGAAAATGAAGATTTAATAAAAAATCCAAAACCTTTTCTTCGATGGGCTGGAGGAAAGAGATGGTTTGTTAAATATCTGGAAGATATCAATAAGATTAAAATAAATAATTATTTTGAACCATTTGTTGGAGGTGGTTCTGTATTTTTTAATTTAAAAAATTATGAAAATGCTTTTCTTTCAGATTTAAATTCTGATTTAATTGAGACATATGAAGCATTGAGAGACAATGTTATAGAGGTCATATTAGCTCTTAAAGAGTTTAGGAATGACAAAAATGAGTATTATAAGATAAGATCACTAAAATTCGAAAATAAAATTGAAAAAGCAGCACAGTTTATATATTTAAATCAAACATCTTTTAATGGAATATATAGAGTAAATAGAAATGGTAATTTTAATGTGCCATTTGGAAATAGAAATAAGAAAGATATTATAGAAGAGGAAAATCTTTTATTAGTCCATAAAAAATTAGAAAATGTCAATATCATTTGTGGGGATTTTGAAGACAATTTAAAAACAATTAATAAAGGAGATTTGGTATTTTTAGACCCCCCTTATACAGTAGCTCATGAAAAAAATGGGTTTATACAATATAATCAAAAAATATTTTCACTTGATGATCAATTTAGATTATCAAAATTTGTAAAAAAAATAGAAGAAAAAGGGGCGTTTTATATTTTGACAAATGCTAAACATCAAGCTATCCTAGAGATTTACAAAGATCTTGGAAACCCTGTCAGTCTAAAAAGAAGTTCAACAATTGGAGGTTTGGGAGCAAAGAGGGGAAAAGAAGGATTTAATGAATATATTTTTTCAAATTGTTTAAATTTAAAAACTAATGACTGA
- the mnmE gene encoding tRNA uridine-5-carboxymethylaminomethyl(34) synthesis GTPase MnmE: protein MNKETICALATANGMGAIGVIRVSGDDSFRIVNTVFEGKNLEKATSHTVHYGFIKDADEVIDEVMVAVFHAPKTFTTENSVEISFHGSPHIAKRILEVLIKNGARMAKAGEFTLRAFMNGRIDLSQAESIADLIASENEASRKVALNQLKGGISQEISLLRTDLLNFTSLIELELDFAEEDVEFADRTALNGLLNKIEYKLSSLIESFQYGNAIKNGTAVAIIGKPNAGKSTLLNALLKEERAIVSNIAGTTRDTIEEVLHIKGHAFRLIDTAGLRETMDEIEAIGVQKAKEKVAQAEVLVYLADAATTDFSEDFEMLRSLLRDKLELIICLTKIDEVIPTQFEAIEDLFRKEINHPFDFIKISALENRNIQELKNELSSFVEQMKSEEGNVVITNQRHFEALQRSLDAVNRVKEAVSSQITTELLAYELRNAIEYLGEISGEFTNDEVLGNIFSKFCIGK from the coding sequence ATGAATAAAGAGACTATCTGTGCTTTAGCTACTGCCAACGGAATGGGTGCTATCGGGGTAATCCGGGTTTCCGGAGACGATTCTTTTCGTATTGTAAATACTGTATTTGAAGGTAAAAACCTGGAAAAGGCAACTTCCCATACCGTACATTATGGCTTTATAAAAGATGCAGATGAAGTAATCGACGAGGTAATGGTTGCGGTATTTCATGCTCCAAAAACTTTTACCACCGAAAACTCTGTGGAAATCTCTTTTCATGGTTCCCCACATATCGCCAAAAGAATTCTCGAAGTGCTGATTAAAAACGGTGCCCGTATGGCAAAAGCTGGGGAATTTACGCTTCGTGCTTTTATGAATGGCAGAATTGACCTTTCACAGGCGGAATCTATTGCTGATCTTATTGCTTCTGAAAATGAAGCTTCCAGAAAGGTAGCTTTGAATCAGCTGAAAGGCGGTATTTCTCAGGAAATCTCTTTATTACGTACCGACTTACTGAACTTCACTTCACTTATTGAACTGGAACTGGACTTTGCTGAGGAAGATGTGGAATTTGCAGACAGAACCGCACTAAACGGACTGCTGAATAAAATAGAATACAAACTAAGCTCTCTTATCGAGAGTTTCCAATATGGAAATGCTATTAAAAACGGTACTGCCGTTGCCATTATCGGTAAACCCAATGCCGGAAAATCGACATTACTGAATGCTTTACTAAAAGAAGAGCGCGCTATTGTCAGCAATATTGCCGGAACTACACGTGATACTATTGAGGAAGTTTTACACATCAAAGGTCATGCTTTCCGGTTAATTGATACGGCTGGACTTCGTGAAACAATGGATGAAATTGAAGCGATTGGTGTACAAAAGGCTAAGGAAAAAGTAGCACAGGCAGAAGTATTGGTTTATCTTGCCGATGCAGCGACAACAGATTTCTCTGAAGATTTCGAAATGTTGAGATCTCTTCTGCGTGACAAACTGGAATTAATTATCTGCCTTACTAAAATAGACGAAGTTATCCCTACACAGTTTGAGGCTATTGAAGATCTTTTCCGCAAAGAGATTAATCATCCTTTTGATTTTATAAAAATATCCGCACTGGAAAACCGCAATATTCAGGAGCTTAAAAATGAGTTATCCTCTTTTGTTGAGCAAATGAAATCCGAAGAAGGCAATGTGGTGATTACCAATCAACGTCACTTCGAAGCACTACAAAGATCTCTGGATGCCGTTAATCGGGTAAAAGAAGCCGTTTCTTCACAGATTACTACAGAACTCCTCGCCTACGAACTCAGAAACGCTATAGAATATCTTGGTGAAATCTCCGGGGAATTTACAAACGACGAGGTACTTGGAAATATCTTTAGTAAGTTTTGTATCGGGAAGTAA
- a CDS encoding DGQHR domain-containing protein has translation MTDNKKIELLGKLISEKEINKQLKIRNKDHFYQSIRYSQLEEYENDGWETFREFKTTVSIRKRKSLDVEFEDKVWSLFAQLKYKFMNKNRYFSLPYDKNNEVLSQQIDVFAKDDETILLVECKSAAENKRGDFKKELEAMATKIEGLRKSVFALFPNVKHKIKFILATRNYSISNEDLERLKRIGGVHFNEEVIDYFFSLYSQIGVSAKYQLLGNIFEGQEIPELDNLVPAVEGKMGGHTYYSFSLEPEKLLKISYVLHRNKANINMMPTYQRLIKKSRLKSVHNFVDNGGYFPNSIVISIDANKCNFERANTQVGSTLSKVGILHLPKKYRSAFIIDGQHRLYGYTDSEYKKTNTIPVVAFLGLSRTEQVRIFMQINENQKAVSKDLRNTLNADLLWDSDNKLEQMKALCSRISIFLGENRMSPLFNFVSIGEDKKIVTTSAIENAIKKGNFLGKVSKTKIEELGTFYFGDIDETYERLSSFLCEGFKYISDNLDEEWRKGSDGILLINKGVSGIILILSDLVSLLNKSNIIDSKKDSIKQIFSEVKNYLDPIIIFIKNMDDSVKSELKSSYGTGGEIKYWRTFQKVIQDTFPGFKPDGLEEYFRKEAKLYNDKAIAYIRDIETEFKSDFKERLKDHFGKKWFEKGLPPKISEKAIVDALSKNRELEEEDEQIDAWDCITIIAYREIALKNWQSIFEKEYTKPGEEKISGGKDEKTKWMVKLERIRNQNFHSYSVTEEELSFLEELHDWIYKKTLRNKFQTE, from the coding sequence ATGACTGATAACAAAAAAATTGAATTGCTTGGAAAACTCATCTCAGAAAAAGAGATAAATAAGCAATTAAAAATTAGAAACAAAGATCATTTTTATCAAAGTATAAGATACTCACAGCTTGAAGAATATGAAAATGATGGATGGGAAACATTCAGAGAATTTAAAACAACAGTCAGTATAAGAAAGAGAAAGAGCTTAGATGTTGAATTTGAAGATAAAGTATGGAGTTTATTTGCTCAACTTAAATATAAGTTCATGAACAAAAATAGATACTTTTCCCTTCCTTATGATAAGAATAATGAGGTTCTATCTCAGCAAATTGATGTATTTGCAAAGGATGATGAAACAATATTACTGGTTGAATGTAAATCTGCAGCTGAAAACAAACGAGGAGACTTTAAGAAAGAATTAGAAGCAATGGCTACAAAAATAGAAGGTTTAAGAAAGTCTGTTTTTGCATTATTCCCAAACGTAAAACATAAAATCAAATTCATTTTAGCCACTAGAAATTATTCAATTTCTAATGAGGACCTTGAAAGACTAAAAAGAATTGGTGGAGTTCATTTTAATGAGGAAGTTATTGATTATTTTTTCTCTTTATATTCTCAGATTGGTGTTTCTGCAAAATACCAACTATTAGGAAATATTTTTGAAGGCCAAGAGATACCTGAACTTGATAACTTAGTGCCTGCTGTAGAAGGAAAGATGGGAGGACACACATATTATTCTTTCTCATTAGAACCAGAAAAGCTATTGAAAATCAGCTACGTTCTACACAGGAACAAGGCTAATATTAATATGATGCCAACCTATCAAAGGCTTATAAAAAAATCAAGGCTAAAATCAGTTCATAATTTTGTAGATAATGGAGGATATTTCCCTAACTCAATTGTTATAAGTATAGACGCAAACAAATGCAATTTTGAAAGAGCAAACACACAAGTTGGTTCTACTCTTTCTAAAGTTGGTATTTTGCATCTACCCAAAAAATATAGATCAGCCTTTATTATTGATGGTCAACACAGATTGTATGGTTATACTGATTCTGAATATAAAAAAACTAACACAATTCCTGTAGTAGCCTTTTTAGGGCTCAGTAGAACTGAACAAGTTAGAATTTTCATGCAAATTAATGAGAACCAAAAAGCAGTTTCTAAGGACTTAAGAAATACTTTGAATGCCGATTTATTATGGGACTCTGATAACAAGCTTGAACAAATGAAGGCACTATGTTCAAGAATTTCCATATTTCTTGGTGAAAATAGAATGTCTCCGTTATTCAATTTTGTTTCTATTGGAGAAGATAAAAAAATCGTTACAACCTCTGCTATTGAAAATGCAATTAAAAAAGGAAACTTCTTAGGTAAAGTTTCGAAAACTAAGATTGAAGAATTAGGAACTTTTTACTTTGGAGATATAGATGAGACTTACGAAAGATTGAGTAGTTTTTTATGTGAAGGATTTAAATATATTTCTGATAATTTAGATGAAGAATGGAGAAAAGGAAGTGATGGAATACTGTTGATTAACAAAGGAGTATCAGGAATAATCCTAATTCTAAGTGATTTAGTAAGTTTATTAAATAAAAGTAACATAATTGACTCTAAAAAAGATTCTATAAAGCAAATATTTTCAGAAGTCAAAAATTATTTAGATCCTATAATTATCTTCATCAAAAATATGGATGATAGTGTTAAAAGTGAATTAAAATCTTCATATGGTACAGGTGGAGAAATAAAATACTGGAGAACTTTTCAAAAAGTTATTCAAGACACTTTTCCAGGATTTAAGCCAGATGGTCTTGAAGAATATTTTAGGAAAGAAGCAAAACTTTATAATGATAAAGCAATTGCTTATATCAGGGACATAGAAACTGAATTTAAAAGTGATTTTAAAGAGAGATTAAAAGATCATTTTGGAAAAAAATGGTTTGAAAAAGGACTTCCACCAAAAATTTCTGAGAAAGCAATTGTTGATGCACTTTCAAAAAATAGAGAGTTAGAAGAAGAAGATGAACAAATTGATGCATGGGATTGCATTACAATAATAGCTTATAGAGAAATTGCATTAAAAAATTGGCAAAGTATTTTTGAAAAAGAATACACCAAACCAGGTGAGGAAAAAATAAGTGGAGGAAAAGATGAAAAGACAAAATGGATGGTTAAACTTGAGAGAATTAGAAATCAAAATTTCCATTCTTATTCTGTTACAGAAGAAGAGCTGAGTTTTTTAGAAGAGCTTCATGACTGGATTTATAAAAAGACATTGAGAAACAAATTTCAGACGGAATAA